A DNA window from Acropora palmata chromosome 12, jaAcrPala1.3, whole genome shotgun sequence contains the following coding sequences:
- the LOC141859255 gene encoding uncharacterized protein LOC141859255, whose translation MNEVPAKSTPKKIYVRSSVCRLCGGANESRHMLRVLSKTGLEKNLPSKVHYACGITINDSDCLTKLICRKCEAFIHKVCDFKQQCQNMQSKLELEQYCSVKRCMELSPSCKQPAKRSAGKSRGEASAKQLLFGETSTEVSKSGQQEFVEKADPSSIVNSTNELSTPLRGSQHQDDDENNLGAIITGALNSKPANAMAEIIRTHCPSVFLALKSAIAAEVSTACQKLCRRSQGSVLYGNSYESLKEFSFYSIWNEMETNIPFMIQIMSAVSAKNSANITVDLRVKYGFIYSILMSERWHELSALKRVNTVLVLEGGCTKQLQERLNKLGVCLSHGRRDTLLKLLGGHFADKVVERVKSGRVFRGTGDNWDLKVLKGHMRKDIQNEDLHLFASNLIENRVNFSHLPNVHPKGVIANFPRYQFLLNVREWKVYLSSAKIIVGRIILEFFPKFKWLKSVIPRHIPHVYSTEMAQKSTIVNLPLLNANEAKYEDCVSILRAYERWIAEIYHKAGILKEVPHTDNPEVPGAPAAPGQPNAHRKDTADDPMREMKIVFAGDQLTRVRFAGAKDLLSGSHTPSDRFEHCSPFKPVMWHTKASLLQYSYSFLHKAESVSQVGTLKYFREKFNRRNATPSKVLDCYEGSEELFLSVGRAYIVTAALSFFGMASTEEMPTKNTFAPHISAQSEENKKTYFEEVFGKFIDVYLLQKTAITDGEDYVKNYALCFIFLTILILQLKDTAPEADGERNVINQKLLLSVFKSMGAYSKYALEMFISIAQMECMLTPRLAEEVKWGFFVNWRGGPGNNMEDDLAQEISNRLSKSIVQRMGPNKTLKSISKVCKAANGIKEVKEQFDTSAGIRHTSVQHTTQDSFADEKAMIADLVQLDPFRIMPGRYHESFPEIKSCPLRYLNIVEFHQWLDKHKWELSNIN comes from the exons ATGAATGAAGTCCCGGCGAAGTCTACTCCTAAAAAGATTTATGTTCGTAGTTCAGTTTGTCGGCTTTGTGGTGGTGCCAATGAAAGTCGTCACATGCTTCGGGTTTTGAGCAAAACTGGTCTTGAGAAGAACCTTCCTTCGAAGGTTCATTATGCCTGTGGAATTACGATAAACGACAGTGATTGCCTTACAAAGCTTATTTGTAGAAAATGTGAAGCATTCATCCACAAGGTATGTGACTTTAAGCAACAGTGTCAAAATATGCAAAGTAAACTTGAGCTTGAACAATACTGTTCGGTGAAGCGTTGCATGGAGTTGTCGCCATCTTGTAAACAGCCTGCGAAACGTTCTGCTGGCAAAAGTAGAGGAGAGGCTTCAGCAAAACAACTTCTGTTCGGAGAAACATCGACCGAGGTCAGCAAGTCTGGTCAGCAAGAGTTCGTGGAAAAGGCTGACCCTTCTTCAATAGTCAACAGTACCAACGAATTATCAACACCATTGCGTGGTTCCCAACATCAGGACGATGATGAAAACAACCTTGGAGCTATTATAACTGGAGCATTGAATTCAAAGCCTGCTAATGCTATGGCAGAAATCATTAGGACACATTGTCCAAGTGTGTTTTTAGCGCTGAAATCGGCCATTGCCGCAGAGGTCAGCACAGCTTGTCAGAAGCTTTGCAGACGTTCACAAGGCTCTGTTTTGTATGGAAACAGCTACGAGAGTCTGaaggaattttcattttatagtatttggaatgaaatggaaacaaatATTCCTTTCATGATCCAGATAATGAGTGCTGTTTCTGCGAAAAACTCTGCAAACATTACTGTTGATTTACGCGTGAAATATGGTTTCATTTACTCAATCCTGATGAGCGAACGATGGCACGAACTTAGCGCCCTTAAGCGTGTCAATACAGTTTTGGTTCTAGAGGGTGGATGCACAAAGCAG CTTCAAGAGCGACTAAACAAACTTGGTGTTTGCCTCTCACATGGAAGGCGGGACACCCTGTTGAAACTTTTGGGAGGACACTTTGCTGATAAAGTGGTTGAAAGAGTGAAGTCTGGTAGAGTTTTCCGGGGCACTGGTGATAACTGGGACTTAAAAGTGTTAAAAGGACATATGAGAAAGGACATTCAGAATGAAGATCTTCATTTATTTGCATCAAACCTCATTGAAAACAGGGTCAATTTTTCACATCTTCCAAATGTTCACCCCAAGGGGGTTATTGCAAATTTCCCTCGCTACCAGTTTTTGTTAAATGTCAGAGAGTGGAAAGTTTACCTGAGCAGTGCAAAGATAATTGTGGGAAGAAtaattcttgaattttttccaaaattcaaGTGGTTGAAGTCAGTTATCCCCAGGCACATCCCTCATGTTTACAGTACTGAAATGGCCCAGAAATCCACCATTGTGAACTTACCACTGCTCAATGCTAATGAAGCTAAATATGAGGATTGTGTCAGTATTTTGAGAGCATATGAGAGGTGGATTGCTGAAATTTATCACAAGGCAGGGATACTCAAGGAAGTGCCACATACTGACAACCCTGAAGTGCCAGGGGCACCAGCAGCACCTGGACAGCCCAATGCTCATAGGAAGGACACTGCTGATGATCCCATGAGGGAAATGAAGATTGTCTTTGCTGGTGACCAATTGACACGGGTGCGATTTGCTGGAGCAAAGGATTTGCTCTCTGGTTCCCACACTCCTTCAGACCGTTTTGAGCACTGCTCCCCATTCAAACCAGTCATGTGGCACACCAAAGCATCCTTGTTACAATATTCATATTCATTCCTGCACAAAGCTGAATCAGTCAGCCAAGTTGGAACTCTAAAGtatttcagagaaaaattcaaTCGCCGAAATGCCACTCCATCAAAAGTACTTGATTGCTATGAAGGTAGTGAAGAATTGTTCCTGAGTGTGGGGAGGGCATACATTGTTACTGCTGCACTCTCCTTTTTTGGAATGGCCAGCACTGAGGAGATGCCCACCAAAAACACCTTTGCCCCACATATTTCTGCTCAATCagaggaaaacaagaaaacttaTTTTGAAGAAGTTTTTGGAAAATTCATTGATGTTTATCTCCTGCAAAAGACTGCTATCACAGATGGGGAAGATTATGTAAAAAATTATGCCCTGTGTTTCATCTTTCTTACCATCCTCATTTTGCAACTGAAAGACACTGCACCAGAAGCAGATggagaaagaaatgttatcaATCAGAAATTACTTCTTTCTGTCTTCAAATCTATGGGAGCATACAGCAAATATGCCTTAGAAATGTTTATCAGTATTGCACAGATGGAATGCATGCTAACTCCACGCCTTGCTGAAGAAGTTAAATGGGGTTTCTTTGTCAACTGGAGGGGTGGTCCTGGCAACAACATGGAAGATGACTTGGCACAAGAAATCTCCAATAGGTTAAGCAAGTCTATTGTCCAGAGGATGGGGCCAAACAAAACTCTCAAATCTATTAGTAAAGTTTGTAAGGCAGCAAATGGAATCAAAGAAGTTAAGGAACAATTTGACACTTCTGCTGGTATTCGTCACACTTCAGTCCAACACACGACACAAGATTCATTTGCAGACGAGAAGGCAATGATTGCAGACCTGGTACAGTTAGATCCTTTTAGAATCATGCCTGGAAGATATCACGAAAGCTTTCCTGAAATCAAGAGCTGTCCCCTGAGATACTTAAATATTGTTGAATTTCATCAATGGCTTGACAAACACAAATGGGAACTGTCTAATATAAACTGA
- the LOC141859332 gene encoding ATP-dependent DNA helicase RecQ-like gives MKKAIIAEIRKTDSRIRVLFATSALGMGVDAPSVEHIIHITPPSNIESYFQEVGRAGRTGVPSRATLYFNNSDIAANKEHITEPMKAYCKLQESCLRNLILKYLGSYCVTQERCCCICDGTYSNVAGNLQRPVKPRVRALPSEKTLLQACILSELEKLDESIKAKEIRLFDCRSQDNKDLAEKIIEGIEFIETAADLLGTFGIWDEICSSQLFSLISIHAPLIEN, from the coding sequence ATGAAGAAAGCCATTATCGCAGAGATAAGAAAGACAGACTCCCGTATAAGAGTGTTATTTGCCACTTCAGCTCTTGGAATGGGAGTTGATGCACCCTCAGTGGAACACATCATCCACATCACACCCCCAAGTAACATCGAATCATATTTTCAAGAGGTTGGTCGAGCTGGGAGAACTGGAGTCCCTTCTCGAGCAACACtgtattttaataattcaGACATAGCAGCTAACAAGGAACATATAACCGAGCCAATGAAAGCCTATTGTAAATTACAAGAGAGCTGTCTGAGAAATCTAATCCTCAAGTACCTTGGAAGTTATTGTGTGACACAGGAGAGATGTTGCTGCATTTGTGATGGAACATATAGTAATGTGGCTGGGAATTTACAGAGGCCAGTTAAACCAAGGGTGAGAGCTCTGCCAAGTGAGAAAACTTTGCTGCAAGCATGCATTTTAAGTGAGCTCGAAAAATTAGACGAGAGCATtaaagcaaaagaaataagGCTATTTGACTGTAGATCTCAAGACAACAAGGATCTTGCTGAGAAGATAATAGAAGGAATTGAGTTTATTGAGACTGCAGCTGATCTTCTTGGTACCTTCGGCATTTGGGATGAAATTTGCTCTTCAcagcttttttctttaatttctatACATGCTCCACTGATTGAAAACTGA
- the LOC141859306 gene encoding band 4.1-like protein 3 produces MGKSHALRCEVQLLDDQSTTVDLDKNAKGQVLFDKICEKIEVAEKDYFGLRYIDEKDGQYNWLDPLRPIKKQLKHEPYHLYFAVKFYPPNPTALVEDITRYLMVLQLREDLLKGRLQCSVPIHALLGSFVVQAECGDFEPDEHGENLEYLSEFKFSPRQPDEMLQKVHEFHKKHAGMTPEDAELQYLDNARKLPLYGVDLHQAVDAEGQSVIVGVSAWGIHIFHNNRLINKFVWPKIIKIAFKKKKFTLTIRPASENDSYGAVSLSFRLGSLRATKRLWKVGVEHHSFFRLSQTDLPHKEVGFMKLGSKFRYSGRTQHQARHSQEINRAPPDFERVSSKRFSSKVLDGNRRSETIQEIPKVEEGEEVEEQQPTD; encoded by the exons ATGGGGAAATCTCACGCTTTACGTTGTGAAGTTCAACTGCTGGATGACCAAAGCACAACTGTGGATCTTGAC AAAAATGCCAAAGGTCAAGTTCTCTTTGACAAGATCTGCGAGAAAATTGAAGTAGCAGAAAAAGATTACTTTGGGTTGCGTTATATTGACGAGAAAGATGGTCAG TATAACTGGTTGGACCCTTTGAGGCCTatcaaaaaacagctaaagCATG AACCTTATCATCTCTACTTTGCTGTCAAGTTTTATCCACCAAACCCTACAGCACTTGTTGAGGACATAACAAG GTATTTGATGGTATTGCAGTTGCGAGAAGATCTCTTGAAAGGAAG ATTGCAGTGCTCCGTTCCAATTCATGCCCTGCTTGGCTCTTTCGTCGTGCAAG CTGAATGCGGAGATTTCGAACCAGATGAACATGGAGAAAATCTAGAGTATCTCTCAGAATTTAAATTCAGCCCTCGGCAG CCAGATGAGATGCTCCAGAAAGTTCATGAATTCCATAAGAAACACGC GGGAATGACACCAGAGGACGCAGAACTGCAATACTTggacaacgccagaaaactTCCATTGTACGGAGTCGATCTGCACCAAGCAGTG GATGCAGAAGGCCAGTCTGTAATCGTAGGAGTTTCGGCCTGGGGAATTCACATCTTTCACAACAATCGCTTGATAAACAAGTTTGTTTG gCCGAAGATCATTAAAATTGCtttcaaaaagaagaaattcacGTTAACGATCAGACCAGCCAGTGAG aacgATTCTTACGGAGCAGTGTCGCTGAGTTTTAGGCTGGGAAGTCTGCGAGCCACGAAGCGACTTTGGAAGGTTGGAGTAGAGCATCACTCGTTCTTTCGGCTTTCGCAAACAGATTTGCCGCACAAAGAAGTTGGATTCATGAAACTTGGATCAAAGTTTCGCTACAG TGGTCGCACGCAGCATCAAGCTCGTCACAGCCAGGAAATCAACCGGGCTCCGCCAGATTTCGAGCGAGTTTCAAGCAAACGCTTCTCGTCCAAAGTCCTTGATG GCAACCGAAGAAGTGAAACCATCCAGGAAATTCCCAAAGTAGAAGAAGGCGAGGAAGTGGAAGAACAGCAACCCACGGACTAA